TGCATAACTACTGCTGTCTGCAGATGTGGTGCGAGTGGAAGTGTGAAACTGTACTAGAGAGAGGACTTCGGGGGATCCATCGTTCACACAGGACTTGAGTCCCCGTTTTGCATCTACTTTTGTCCTGTTGGctgggctgataagtcatggttgAAAGTATTATTGACTAATTTATTGtttgagaaaaatattattcgttgactgaaaaaatacgccTTATAAGCTAAACGAATAGGGCGTTTGTTTTTGTCCCATCATCAAGATGAAACCGAGACGCTTTCATGCGTTGTCTGAAGATTCCGTCGTCGTCTTGTTTCTAGGCGATAAGCTCTGTACTGTTCCTAGGCGGGCGGCCACGTTGTCTTGCCACTCTCTCTGCACTACTGTAGCATGGCAGGTGCATTCACTGTCGCTGGTTTGGTCGCATGTGGCATCGCGTGCAACTCACTAAGAGCTAGCCACGTTCACACCATTTTATTGTCAATTTATCTGCGCCGCGTGCTTAAAATTGCCAGTCATCCTTGTTCACACATGGATCGGTGAATTATTTCTGGCGCTGAGATACAAGTTACAACTCCAAGCCGCCAATTAATAGGTAGAGCACCATTCATCTCAACGAGTTTGTTTGCAGCCTCTGGCTCTTCAAAAACAGTTTCAGCTCTGACTCCTCTGAAGAAgtggtttctcaaaaaaaaaaaagctatagACGTTTTGAAAAACGTTTGGCAAAGTggggtttttttttcttctaatttttTAATGTATAGAAGATATTAACAACCTGTTTGGAACACGGGAAATTTTTTGGTGTTTTTCTATGAGATTAAATTGATTTCTATGAAATTTTTACACGATTCCTGTaaaattcctgtgttccaaataGACCCTAAATGTCCATAGTGCCCCTAATTATTTGACTTGTTGTATCATAACAATTCTTACATAGTAATTGGCAATCTTGCACCAATTAAATCTTATACTATTGGTCATGATTAAAGTAAACCATATTTTAATATTTTCTTAAGGAAGAATTTTTTTTGAGACTTCTTAAGGAAATGGAGGTACTGTAGATTAGATCACAAAACGTTTTGGGCCAAGGCCCACGGCCTGCAGCGCTCCCTCTCTTGCTCCTAGTCTCCTCTCCCTTCCGTCGAGGCAGCCACCGCTAAAGCTTTCTGTgcgcaggccgccgccgccgccccatgGTGCGCTCGCATCGGCGCTGACACTGCTGCTCGCCGTCTCCCACGCCACCGCTCTCCCGCGCTGCCGCTTGCTCGTGCTGCGCCGTTGCCCGAACCGCCGCCCGCATGCTTCGCTCCAATGGTGAAGCGCCGCGCCGGCGTCGCCTCCGCGAGGAGAGAAGGGCACCATCGTCTTTGCTTCCGCGTGCGTCAGGCGGAGCCGTGAGATGCTACGTGTCCGTGCAGAAAGTGACcgacacgtaaatatttatagttttatcgtaCGTCATCGGAGGTGCTTAGCACTCattgacacatgatttatactggttcaggcaacgtgccatacgtccagtttgagtcagtcggtgattttattcctgagcccaagtgctcgaagtttgcagtgaggttagaaacgagaagaagaaagatgagaagtacaagagATCCGATCGGACTCTGGTAAGAGGGGCCGAGaatgacgggagctccgctatatgCTAAGTGAACTTGACCTATCTGAATGAATCTATCCGTTggaagagagcacatccccttttatagataaagtagatggccttacaagtaagAGGAAGAGAGTATgtgtgctactaagtcttgttgcccacgccgacgggtacagGATGAAGGTaggcgcccgcaatactgtttgatgtcagatgcacgtgggaggttacgtcgtcttcttctggtatggcagatgtcggcgccTGCCAGACATGCAAGGagttttagggggtgtttggtttctacagggcgcctaaaatttctgtcacatcgaatgtttggacacatgtatgaagtattaaatatagactaattacgaaattaattacaTAACTTGCGACTGATTTAcgagacggatcttttaagcctaattagtccatgatttgacaacgtggtgctacagtaaacatgtgctaatgatagattaattaggcttaaaaaatcgtctcgcaaattagcctccatctatgtaattggttttgtaattaatctatatttaatgctctttattagtatctaaatatttgatgtgacataaattttaggagcgactaaaagaaccaaacacccctttaccatgttcgcctggtacggtaaatgccggcgcccacaacactgtcgatacccagaggcatgtggggagagCCTTACtgtatttgtctggtatgagagttaatgtcgcccacaacactgtaggaaaaatgtcggcgtctacaacactgcttaggttctgtcgtgccaggagggtcgcagggtactgtctgtcaggtgcacagggtatggtccctggtattacggtttgacttgtgtgccccgccttactttctccgtccgtttcctggttcttaccgagcgggcgtccccggtcggttggtcacagacggctctgattgcgccagtcggagatgagctgtaagcagaggttcgccGTATTCCTGGTCGGAGAAGTGGGTTGGAGTCAGAAAttgtgtttggctaggccttccggtcggagaggccgtccggagacaggctggagaccgaagcgagcgctccggttggagaggtgggctggagttgGAAGCGGACGCCGTTCCTCATCGGTcgggccttctggtcggagattggatcgtccttctggcctgtcgtctaGGTATTTAGGCTGGCCCATGAGTCACGTGTTGCTCACAACGTTGTCTGTTGGGTCGAGCCTTTATTGAGAAACCGGTCCATAAGGGACCCGAGTTTACAAACACGTACCATTCGTGGCTCGGTCTTGTTAGTGTAAAAGGGCTCCGGCTGCTCCGACAGCTCCTCCGGTGAAGCCGTTTTCTGCGGTTGTGTTTGATATGCTTTCTTCAGGAGCTGGAGCCGGAGCCACTCCACAGTGCGTCACTACCTCCTCTCGGCCCCTTAAATAATGTACAGTAGTAGTTTCTGTACAGTTACAGTTTGCGAAAACATAACTGTGACTTTTCTGACTCACTACTCTCCTGGTCCACATTCATTCAATTTCTTGGTGATTGAGCTGAGCTGGCAGATTCAATACGCTATCGCAAGCTCGATTGGTCCACATTCATTCAATTATTGTCGGTCTTTTGAACTGGGGTAGCTAGCACATTCGATGGTCTCTGATTTATAACGTTGTGTTCAGGTGCAGATGCTGTTATTACACAGCTCGCCGGAGCATTATTAGCCATCTCCATCGATCGTATCTCGccacaaacacaaacacaaaCACAACAAGAGGAGCAAGTGAGGCTACTGAGCTAGCTAGCGAGCAACGCAACAATGGCGGAGTTCTCTCTTGGGTTGACCAAGACGGCGGTGGAGGGGACGTTGAGCTTGGTCAAGTCGGCAGTGGAGGACGAGAAGAAGCTCAGCGAGAAGGTACAGAACGACCTGGTGTTTATCTCCGGCGAGTTCGAGATGATGCAGTCCTTCCTCCGCGTCTCCAACAGCAACAAGAATGACGACCAGGTGGTGCTGACCTGGGTGAGGCAGCTCCGCAACCTGCCCTTCGACTTCGAGGACTGTGTCGAGAACGTCGTCCACCTTGACCTTGACAAGTCCTTGCACTGGGGGTGGCTGCGGCGTTTGTGGCAAATGGTAAACTGCCGCGCGCCACCGCTGCCCCTGGATGCCGCGGTGGCCGAGATAAAGCAGCTGGACAGGGTCGAGTATGTAAGCCAGAGAAGTACACGCTACTGTTAGATTTCTTTTTAGtcatattcatcagatcgggatGTATTGCATAGGAATAGAATAGGTGTTCAGGATTTACAtgagaggcagagagaaggggagtgagatgtagcaaaccatcgaaagccgtagtggtcgaagctccGGCCGGGGTCTCGTTGACGGACGCCATATGCGCGCCGGCaacgacgttcggtggagagggaggagtcgccgctgtggcgtcctcggcggtggcgtgtgcgtcggggtggcattgccggcgtcggtggtgcttcccgtcgctggcagcgccccttttcaagatcgggtttagggttaggatgtcggtggggtgactggcggcgcggtgaacctcgtactgcgagccctggcccccacctttcctttatagcgctgtgcgacgggggcccaccaaccatgtagggttgggcgccctcgatcagagtgcgagaacaaggcccaaaaggccgttgggcctaactggtgggagatcaaacctaacattctcccccttgatctctcatctattcttcgttccttaatttcatactcaaaattttcaattcatatttttcttgcttccatcctatttcatcacagattagtgcatagaactgttccatcgtcacagcaattagtaccgttagactaacagccacaatacgcttttccgttttgaaatgtaaactttctttgggcccttcgtatattcgggaatcataggctttcccttaaacccatgccggctacgtgttctctgaacacgttgggtggtaagccctttgtgagcggatccgcgagcattttctctgtacttatatgctcaagatttattatatgatcctgaactttatctttcacaacatagtactttatgtcaatgtgtttggcagcaccacttgacctattgttgtgagcgtactgtaccgctggattaTTATCACAATACAAtttcagtggttcatttatatcatcaatcactttcaatccgggtatgaatttctttagccaattcacctgccccgttgcctcatagcatgctacaaactcggcatacattgtcgatgatgtagttacggtttgtttggagcttttccacgatatagcccctcctgcgagagtaaatacatatcctgacgtggattttctttcatctcccgcataatcagaacctgaatacccctctatctgtagggagtcagatcttctatacgtaagcatgaggcctttcgtaccctgcaaataacgcaggactttcttcactaatttccaatgttcaattcctggattcttttgatatctgccaagtaacccggtaacaaaagctaagtcagggcgtgtacacacttgagcatattgtaaacttccaacagctgaagcatacagtaccgctttcattcggtcaatttcatattggttcttgggacactgatgttccccaaatctatcgcccttgactataggagcaggtgaaggactgcacgcatgcatactaaatttcttcaggacctttttctatgtatgccttttgcgataatcctagaaccccttttctcctgtctcgatgaatctctattcccaaaatgaacgaggcctcaccgagatctttcatatcaaagtttgaggacaagaatttcttcgtttccattagtagattaatatcactactagcaagcaagatatcatccacatacaaaattaggaatatgtactttccattcttgaactttgcataaacgcaattgtcctcaatattttcttcaaacccaaaaccttttatcgttctatcaaacttcaaataccactgtcttgaagcttgcttcaatccgtagattgatttcttcaggcggcatcccatattttcctttccttttacgacaaaacctttcggttgtgccatataaatattttcttccaaatccccgtttaggaaagccgtctttacatccatttgatgtaactccaaatcatagtgggctacaagtgccattataattctgaaggaatctttacatgagactggagaaaacgtctcattgtaatcaatccattctctttgcgtgaagcccttcaccacaagtcacgctttaaatctttctatattcccttgggtgtcatatttcgttttgtagacccatttacagcttagtgttttggctcctttaggaatattttctaagttccaaactttattggtactcattgatttcaattcatcttccatggccttaagccactttgatgagtggtcgcttctcatggcttcttcaaatgaggtgggatcacccccATCTGAtattcttctgtttcataaacttcatagtcatcagtaatagctgatcttcttattctttgagaccttctaggtgcctccggcacttgttccaTATTGGActattgttgttcttcctcatgtgcaacatttggttctataggttcctcaaggataggttcctcgaggacaggttcctcatgttcattcattgtcgccacgggagaacttgcaacaggtgttggcactacagtgtcctgcactgtcggtgcaacagcagcaggtagcgtgaagaatggttcttcaaccatcggagtgggtacatgtacccgcttctcctgtaggctgatttctcgtgctaccatgctccccctgatcatgttatcctctaagaacacagcgtgtcttgtttctacaatcttcgtatgtctgtcaggacaatagaagcgatatcctttcgatctttctggatagccaataaaatggcagctgactgtcttggagtctaactttcctatgtttgggttaaacacttttgcctcagtcggacagccccacacacgcaaatggttaagtgagggttcccttcctatccataattcatacggtgttttaggcaccgatttacttagtactcgattaagtatgtgaatggcggttttcagtgcctccatccataaactaatcggtaatgtggagtaactcatcatgcttcttaccatatccattaaggtacggttacgtctttcagccactccattctgctgaggctcccccggtgtggagtactgagcaactatgccatttttctgtaggaaccttgcaaatggtctaggaatttggccatatggggtatgtcgcccatagtactctccacctcggtctgatcgtactatcttgattttcttattgtgctgatttttaacttcagctttaaatattttgaatttatccaatgcttccgatctttctttaattggataaatattgccataacgagagtagtcgtctgtgaatgttataaacgagtcataaccatccacacttttcacaggaaaaggaccacatatgtctgtgtggattatttctaaaattcatgtgcttcgtttggcatctttcttaattttcttgacatactttcctttgatgcaatcaatacattgttctaaatctgaaaattctaagtgcgggagaattgattccttaaccaatcgttccattctccccctcgaaatatggcccaagcgacaatgccataatttcgaagagacaatatcaattctcttccgcttcttagttacatccgcagatggggaatcattcacattctcatcgcatacattattcgcattctcagcaagagataataaataaagcttgtcttgtcggaaggcaagaccaacacattcattattaaccagtatcttacacttgccatcaccaaaatggcaatcaattccatcatcatcaagtttcgaaacacttatcaaatttctacgcaaagagggaacataaagtacttctttaagtctaagtacaaaaccattattcaattctaaagaaaaaactccaatggcttcaacattggcttgcactccatttgcaactttaatcgttctttctcctctttgcaaggttctcgtcccacttaacccctgtaaggaatttgcaacatgagtagttgctcctgaatcaacccaccaagtggatttatcataacataaatacagagattcatctacaaatgtaataaattcatcacctttctttagtagagatttcaggaagtctggacaatccctcttgtagtgtcccttcttgaagcagtgcttgcactgatccttttcagctccaccatactactgattctcagaatcctggggtttctttccctgtgaattggaggaagaggccttatcccacttaggtttcccttgtggtttagaattcttgccattaaagttctttcttttgttatccttcacaaaatgagcagattcaccttgtgaggactttatcctctcctcttcttgagcacacattgagatgagtctttgtATGCCCCATCTTTTAGGCTGCATATTgtagttcacaatgaaggtgtcatattcttttggcaaagaagcaaaaatcaaatgaatcaggaaatcctcctccttcaaattcatttcttttagcttagatgtcgtagtgttcatcttcaaaatgtgctctcttatgctaccaccagtgaatttctcattcacaagcttcttaatcagtgaacttgctgtggccttggtagacccagtaaactgactattgattttctcaagatattctttggcagtagcacatttagggattgagccccttatctgttcttctatggtggctttggctaccaacaggcacttgcggttggagagagtccattgcctatgttcaaggccatgtttcattcttatttcagcatgatcacgctttcgagcagcgaaatcagcgtcagattcattgtcacctctcatcgggtcctctggctcagtaggacacggtgaggtgatggcaaaatcgacctctcccaacgcaagttccaattcatacttctcccgccacacacggtgattggttccattgagtgtcgggatgttggcaatgttcataatgcatttgcctcctgaaattacaccagagtaagtaagaaacatttatacataaaatttcatgctttaactcaacgttggtcaaattaaaacttataattcatccatgcaaacattttacatcaccgttgggcagaagtaaaattaatgcataatttctcatggatcaaaaattataatattgttattaacaacgttggtcagaaaataacaatatcataatcgcataaaaattatcagaaattcatttctcttaaaattaaattatcccgttggttcaaatttaatcaaagagaacaataattatcatgcacagcggaaacattaataatcttttcatattattattttccagaagcactaaaaattcactgttttctgagcaaaatatcgttggataaaatttgcacagaaaattgtatcaaaatcattcaaattcatcaaaatatgcattaaaattgctcctggaaaataataagaaaattttcttcttctttcatttcagcccagcgcGGCACAAGACGCGCTGAAAGCCGGCTCGGCCCAGCTGTCCTCGCTcgcacaggccgcacccaggccgcaacctgggcctgggccagcaaaGCGCCGCGCGCGCTCATGCCCGCCTGGGCCGGCGACGGCCCAAGGATCCGTGGCCGTTGGTTCTGATCGGACGGTCGCGCGCCGTCTTCGGCCGGATCAAAACCAACGTCGCGCCGGTGCCGTGGAAACCCTAGCGCATTCgcgcctgctctctctctctcttcttcttcttcttcgccgcactctctcttctctcttcagcGCAGCGCAGCCGAGAGCGAGCGCGACGAGCGAGCGGGCCTTTGCGCCGTCGCcgcccccctcgccggcgcgcgtgctccccaatgggtgagcacgccgccgtcgagcggcctggccacggcgcttccttggccgagcccggcgagccagcgcccccggctcggcttcttctcccgcgccggtgaAGGTTCATCCGAcgcaccctaaccctagccccacTTTCCCCTTTCTgatttgagttgttcttttcgggTTTATCCGAATGGGAaaatagggttagggttagggttcgttcttGCCGATTCGGTTTTCTTTGCTTTCGATTTCTTTCTTTTCGTCATCCGAATGGAAaactggggttagggttagggtttcgacccttctttctttcttcttccccttcttccctcttTCGGATTTGGGTCTAGGGTTCTCGGAATCCGACCCTCCCCTTTTTCCTTCTCTGATTTGATttggggaattagggttaggtcttagggttcggcttTCTATTTTCTTTCCCGATCCAGTTTCTTCTCTGAACCTAgctccggtaccattgttagatttctttttagtcatattcatcagatcgggatGTATTGCATAGGAATAGAATAGGTGTTCAGGATTTACAtgagaggcagagagaaggggagtgagatgtagcaaaccatcgaaagccgtagtggtcgaagctccGGCCGGGGTCTCGTTgatggacgccatctgcgcgtcggcagcgacgttcggtggagagggaggagtcgCCGCTGTGgcatcctcggcggcggcgtgtgcgtcggggtggcgttgccggcgtcggtggtgcttcccgtcgctggcagcgccccttctcaagatcgggtttagggttaggatgtcggtggggtgactggcggcgcggtgaacctcgtactgcgagccccggcccccacctttcctttatagcgctgtacgacgggggcccaccaaccatgtagggttgggcacccccgatcagggcgcgagaacaaagCCCAAAAGGCCGTttggcctaactggtgggagatcaaacctaacagCTACAACCTCCACGACTCCAACAACAACGACAATAAGCAGCAGCCTGCAGTCACTGCTGTCATGCCGCCGTTGGCCGAGCAGCCGCCGGATGCCACCACCTATCCATCCTCAGCGTCGGCGTTCCACATCCTAGGTGATGCGTGGAAGGATACTGGCAAGTGGCGCGGGAACACGTGCAACCTCCAAGAGCTGATCACCAGCGTAGATGATGGCCCTCAAGTTTTCTCAGTATGGGGAAGTACAGTAGGTGACGATCTTAGCACTGCATCCATCCTTACCGAGGCCTATTGGGACCCAAAAATCTGTGAAAAATTCAAAAGCCGCGCCTGGGTGAAGTTGATGCATCCCTTCAATCAGGATGAGTTTGTCAAGAGCTTGCTGGCTCAATTCTATGCGAGCTCCTCTCACCAAGCAAATGCTGGTGTAGAT
The nucleotide sequence above comes from Miscanthus floridulus cultivar M001 chromosome 18, ASM1932011v1, whole genome shotgun sequence. Encoded proteins:
- the LOC136524772 gene encoding disease resistance protein PIK6-NP-like — translated: MAEFSLGLTKTAVEGTLSLVKSAVEDEKKLSEKVQNDLVFISGEFEMMQSFLRVSNSNKNDDQVVLTWVRQLRNLPFDFEDCVENVVHLDLDKSLHWGWLRRLWQMVNCRAPPLPLDAAVAEIKQLDRVDYNLHDSNNNDNKQQPAVTAVMPPLAEQPPDATTYPSSASAFHILGDAWKDTGKWRGNTCNLQELITSVDDGPQVFSVWGSTVGDDLSTASILTEAYWDPKICEKFKSRAWVKLMHPFNQDEFVKSLLAQFYASSSHQANAGVDFWTRMKPEVTEEDKLPKLMQKMSEQRYLVVLENVVAVAQNVPAGQ